GCGCCACGCCCGGCGCGAGCATCTCGGCGCGGCGCACCTTCAGCCAGCCGCGTTTCTCGACGTACACGCGCTCCAGCGCCGCGAACTGCGTCTGGTCACCCAGCACGAACACCTTCACGCCGCCCTTCACGCCGTGCGGCCCCAGGAAGTACCCCAGGCGCGTCCGGTCTGTGGAAGCTCCGCCGGTCACGCTTTGCGGGGGGCGTCCAGGTCGACGTTCAGACGGTCACGGGGGTCGCTCGCGGCGCGCACCAGCGTGCGGATCGCCTGAATCACGCGGCCCTGCCGGCCGATCAGCCGGCCTTCCTCGCCCGCACCGACCCGCACGACCACGGTCGGCCCCCGGCGGGACACGCGCACCAGCGACGGCTGATCCACCA
The DNA window shown above is from Deinococcus sp. LM3 and carries:
- a CDS encoding KH domain-containing protein; translation: MKTDPVDLTLFLAQSVVDQPSLVRVSRRGPTVVVRVGAGEEGRLIGRQGRVIQAIRTLVRAASDPRDRLNVDLDAPRKA